ATATTATAAAAGATATAGCTGAAACTAAAGAAGTGAGGTATATACCAGATTTTTCTACTCCCTTAGGTGCTGTGGTAATAGCAGAAAGGATATCTCCATTTCCAGCTACTAATATAATTGGAAGTATAAGTATAGATATCATAAAAGCCATCTTTAAGAAAAATCCCTGTATACCAAAACAAACTCCCTCTATTCTATTTCCATTCTCTTCACTTATCTTGCTACCTATTTCACTGAGCATAGCTGGTGGGAAGATAAAAGCTGAACCAGCAACAGGTATACCAATTAAAGCAAAAAGTGGATATCCCATAGAAACTGGAATGATTTTTCCTAATTGGAATAGGCAGAGAGTGAAAAATGTAAGCATAGCTAGACAAGCTAACATAATTTTTCTATAGCCATATTTTTTAGAAAGCTTATTTGTTGGATAGAAAAATAGAGCTGACATTCCAAAGAGAAGAGCTGATGCAATAGTGATAGCTCCTTTTCCCATTCCCATAATATCCTCTATAAAGTAGTTCATTATAGCTCTTAGATTATTAAAACCTATAAAGAAAAATAGAAGTCCAAAAAGATAGTTGATAAAAGCTTTATTTTTAAAAACTATCCTCATAGTATCTCTAAAATTAGCTTGAGAAGTTTTACCAAGAGAGTATTTTTTCTCAGGAACTAAAAATACAGTGATAAGTCCACCAATAATAACTAACACACATAGAGAGATAACCATACCTCTTACACCTACAAGAGTATCCCCCTTACCTATCATTCCTATTAATGCTCCAGGAATAATCATAGCGATAGCTGTATAAACTAATCTAAAAACTGATTGCCAAGTAGAAAGATTTAATCTCTCTTCAGTTGTCTGCCCTATCTCTGGGATAAGAGAGTTGTAAGGGGCTCCTACTATTGTATAAAAAGTAAAGAACATAGAACCAACTATAGCTAGATAGATAAAAGCTAATTTTTCATTATTCATAGGTGGATAGAAAAAAGCAATAGTAAATAGTGCTAATGGAATAATTCCCACAGCTATAAAAGGAATACGCCTACCCCATCTCGTATTTACTTTATCAGATAAAAATCCTACTACTGGGTCAGTTACCATATCTACAAATCTTGAAATAACTAGAGCTAGTGAGATAAGAAGTGGAGCCATTACAGGCTTTAGTCCTGAACTCTCTGGTGGTAGATAAAAATATAGTATCCATTGAGCAAATATCTGGTCAACAATGGCATAGCTTACCCCTAATCCATAAAAAATCTGTATACTTGTAGGTAATCTTTTACTCATTAGTTTCCTCCTTTAAAATTATTGGGGACTTATAGTCCTTGTAATTATTTATAAGTCTATATATTTTTGAGCTTTCTTCGTTGAACTCTATTAGAGAGCAAACCTCTGGAGAAAAAATCTCATTCATTTTTTTGTAAGAGGTGATAATCTTACTGTTTTCAAATTTCTTTAGATAACTTAGATACTCTCTTCCCTTAGAATTAAATCCTAGTACTCTCACATAGGGGATAGATTTTTTTACCTCTTCAGTGATAGAGTTAGTAAGTCCTAAAAGTGTATGAGTTAGTACCCTTTGTACTCTTCCCATAGTGTATCTTCTATTGCTAATAGCTTGAAAAAAATCTTTATAGTCAGAAAATTTTACAGCTCCTTCATAGAGCCTATTTTCAAAACCAATCTCCATATCCTGTATATCAGATAGTTTTTTAGAGTTTTTAATTAACTCATATCTAATAAGAGAGTAAAAATCTTCCATATATGTAAAGTTATCATAATCTTTTAAAATATTATAACTTTCCTTTGTAACAATATTTTTAATCTCTTCATTTTTTTTAAGATGCTCTCTAATCTTTGTAGCACTTGCAAAATCTCCTACAATATTTGTATCGTGATACCCTACCTTTTCTCTTTTTAGAGTCATAGGTGTTATGGAACTTTTCCAATATTTGATGGCTTTTATGTATTCAAGTCCTAAGATATCGTTGGAGTTAAGTTCACTCTCTCCTAAAATCTCTTTCATAGTTAGACTATGTGCAGTGGGATATGAATGTCCCTCTTTTAATCTCTCTTTTAATTTTATTTTAAACTCATCACTTTCTTGAAGTGTAGATATTCTTTTTAACTCTTCAATCTCTCCTCTCTCTGAACCAAATATCATAGAGTTACATCTTAATTCTTCTAAAATTCCAACAGCTCCTTTAGCAAAAATCTCTGCACTTTGTGAAGAATAAAAAACAGGTAACTCTACTACTATATCTATTCCATTAGCTAAAGCCATCTTAGCCTTTGTCCACCTATCAACTATTGAAGGCTCTCCTCTTTGAACAAAATCTCCACTCATAACAGCTATGATGATAGAGTCAGGATTCAGTTCTTTAGCTTTTTGTAGATGGTATCTGTGTCCATTGTGAAAAGGATTGTATTCCACTACTATTCCTGTGGCTTTCATCTTCTCTCCTTTCTTTGATTTTATTTTCATATTATATCATATTTTATTTAGAAATTTATATAAAAATAAGGAGAGGGCAAACCTCTCCTTAGATTATTTTACTAAGTTTCTAATCCATTTACCAGAGATTAATCTAGGTAGAGTAGCTATCATTTTAAAAGGTTCTTCCATACAAACAAAGAAATAAACAGTTGTGATAGGATATTTAAAATATGTAGCTCCCAAAAAAGATAGAGGTACTCCTATTCCCCATACAGCTATTAGCTCAACAATAATAGCATACAATACATCTCCACCACCACGTAATACTCCAAGTATTTGTACAGCTCCAAAAAATCTTACTGGTACAAATACTGACATTATTTTAAGAACAGTTATAACATTAGCTTTTGTTTCTGGAGTAATCTTAAATAAAAGAACAATAAATGGAGATAGAAGATAGAAAAATATTCCAACAATAATTCCAAGGAAAACTCCAAAGATATTTATCTTAATAGCAGCTTCCTTAGCTTCACTCTCTTTTCCAGCTCCAATTTTATTCCCTATGACTATACTAGTGGCAATAGCAATACCAATAGCAAAGATATTAAAGGTATTGTTAATAGTATTGGCTATCTGCATAGTAGCAGTGGCATTAGTTCCAAGTTTAGAGTAAGCTATAAAATATACAGTAATTCCTCCTATCCACATTACATCATTAAATACAACAGGAGTAGCAGTTTTGATAAATTTATTGATTAAATCTCTTGTAAAAGTAAACATCTCACTAACTTTACCAGCTATAATATTTTTATCTCTGATATATATAGTGTGTAGTATAAAGCTCATCTCCATAAGTCTAGCTACAGTAGTTCCAAGGGCAGCACCAGTTACTCCAAGAGCTGGGGCACCGAATTTTCCAAAGATAAGTATGTAGTTTAAAATTCCATTGAAAATTAGTCCAATCAAACTAGCGTACATAGGTATTTTTGTATAACCAGCACTTCTTAGAGCCATAGCAAAAGAGAGAGATATACTTGTAAAAATATAACTAGGTGCCACAGCAGCTAGATAATCTTTTCCTAAATCAGAAACAATTTTTTCTTGAGTAAATATTCCCATAATATTTTCAGCAAAGAAGACTCCACCTATAACAAATAAGATAGCTGTAATAAGGGAGAAAAGAAGAGATATTCCCATAAATTTATAGATACTTTTTATATCTTTTTTACCCCAATATTGAGCCATAAATATTCCAGCTCCCATAACTATACCATTAGTAGCATTGTAGTAAAGCATATAATATTGGTTGGCTATCCCTGTTGAAGCGATAGCGTTTTCTCCAAGACTACCTATCATCAAGTTATCAAGTAAGTTTAATGATGCTCCAATAAGGTTTTGTAAAATAATTGGAATAGCTAAGATTAAAAGATTTTTAAAAAATTCTCTGTCTTTCTTAAAATTAATTAACATAAATCCTCCTACAAAAAAATAAAAGCAGGTGGGTTATCAGCCGCCCATCTGCTTTTTTATATATTTTATTCCTTTGTTATTATACTATTTTATTCTTTTTCTGTCAATTTTGATTATTTTAATAATTCTTTTCCTTTATTTACATATTCATTCATAATATCTCTAGGAACCATATTTCCACCAGTTGCCCAAGCTATATGAGTGATATTTTCTTTTTTGATATTGTGGGCTTTCAAATAACTCTCTCCAACCTTATCTTTTTCAATGAGTTCTATTCCCTTTACCCCAGCTAAAGCACTAGGCTCAAGGTAAATATTTTCTAAATCTGCCATTTGAGCTAGATATATATACATTTGCTCATCGCTTAAAGTATAAGAACCAGATACAATATTTTCTACACATCTACCTACAAAACTAGATGCTCTACCTACGGCAAGTCCATCAGCAGCAGTTTTATTATCTATTCCAAAATCTTGTACACAAACTTTATCGTGTAGCTTAGTAGCAAGTCCAAGAGTCATACAAGGAGAGTGAGTTGGCTCAGCAAAAAAGCAGTGGACACTATCTCCAAAAATAGATTTTAGACCAAACATAACTCCACCAGGACCTCCTCCTACTCCACAAGGAAGATAAACAAATAGAGGATTTTCCTTAGTGATTACTATATTTTTTTCCTCTAGCTGTTTTTTTAGACGAAGAGCAGCTACTGTATAACCTAAGAAAAGAGTTTTAGAATTTTCATCATCTATAAAATGACAATTTTTATCAAGACTAGCTTGTTTACGTCCCTCTTCAACAGCCTTGCTATAATCCTCTTTATATTCAATAACATTGACACCTTTACTTCTAAGCATATCTTTTTTCCATTGTCTAGCATCTGCTGACATATGAACTGTTACTTTAAATCCTAGCTTAGCTCCCATTATTCCAATAGATAATCCAAGATTTCCAGTAGAACCAACTGCTATTGAGTATTGAGAAAAAATCTTTCTAAAATCTTCACTATCTAAAATCTCATAATTATCTGTAATCTTTAATTTTCCACTTTTGATAGCTACATCTTCAGCAAATTTTAGTACTTCATAGATTCCCCCTCTAGCTTTTATTGAACCAGAGATAGGAAGATGACTATCACATTTTAAATATACTTCTCCCTCTACATCTAAAAGATTTTTCATCTTATCAATTTTTACTAAAGGAGATTCAATTATTCCCTTACTTATTTTTGTTTCTGGAAAAACTTTTTCTATATATGAGGAAAATCTCTCAAGTCTTTCACTAGCATCAACTATCTCATCAAAAGAGATTACAGATTTTTTTAATACCTCTTCTGTTGATAGAAGATTTTCGTTTAACCAAAATACATCTTCTAAGTTACACATTTTTTCAATTATTGGAAACTCTTCTTTCCACTCTTTTATCTCTTTACCTAATACCATCATCACACCTACTTAATTATAAATTAATTTTATTAATTATATATTAATTTAAAATTACTAAAATGTCAATACTGAAAATAATTTAAGAATTAAAAACTAGGTGGATTGATAGCAAAGATAACTTTTACTTCATCTTTCTCTTCATTTATCCATCTATGTTCAGTAAGAGCAGGAATTCTAATACTATCTCCCTCATTTAAAATATACTCTCTACTTCCAATTGCTATTTTAACTTTCCCTTTTAAGATAAAAGCTACCTCTTCTCCCGAATGACTCTGTCCTATCTCTTCAGTGAAAGAGTAACTAGGGATATTCATCATACAAAATTCAATACTTCCTTTAGTATCAGGAGTTAAGAGCTCATATCTCACTTCATTATTTTCTGGAAGTCCAATAGATTTTCTACTATTAGCTCTGACTACTAACTCTTCATTATTTTCCTCTTTGAAAAACATAAATAGAGGGACATCTAAAGCTTTTGATATAGCTCTAAGAGTAGCAATAGATGGATTAACTAAATCTCTTTCTATCTGACTTAACATAGAAGATGTCATTCCAATTTTTTCAGATAACTCTTTTATTGTAAGTTTTTTATTTAATCTATAGTTTTGAATTTTTTTTCCTAAACCTAAATCTAAGATATCGTTCTTCATAAAATTTCCTTTCAATAAATATTTTAATTTTATTATATCATCTTTGAAAAAAAATACAAAAAATAAAAATAGCAGAATTTTCATCTGCTATTTTTACTCTATATAAAATATTTTGGGGAAAGATTTATTATGTATTAATGATACCATATGATTATGACAAAAATATTACAAAGATAAAAAATTATTGACTAATAAAAATTAATTGATTTAATCTATTATTTGTTCTTTTTTTATGATAAAATTAAATAAAAAAATGCTTTGTAAATCCAATTATTTTAGGAGGAGAGATGTTTAAATATTTTAAACCTTATATCCCAAGAGGAATAATAGCAGCCCTCTTTAAGATGGGAGAGTCCTTTGCAGATTTGACACTTCCACTTATAATGGCTAAGGTAATAGATATTGGGGTTTCTAATAAAGATTTTGAATATATTCTTTCTATGGGAGGAAAGATGATTTTAGTAGCTGGAGCTGGATATCTTTCAGCTATTTTGTCTAATTATTTTTCATCTAGAACCTCTCAAGAGTTTGGAGCAAATTTAAGAGAAAGTATATTTACAAAGATTCAGCACTTTACATTTAACCAACTGAATAAATTTTCACAAGCCTCTTTGATAACGAGAATAACCAAAGATGTAGACCAAGTTACTAATATGTTTTTGATGTGTATAAGAATGGTGTTGAGAGGGCTTACTACGGGAATAGGAGCAGTAATTATGGCTATAATTATCAATCCAACACTTTCTATTATTTTTATAATAATAACACCGCTTATAATCTATTCAACTCTTTACTATATGAAAAAATCTTTTGGGCTTTTTGATTTGGTACAAAAAAAATTAGATAATTTGACATTGATACTTAGAGAAAATTTATCAGGAATTAGAGTAGTGAGAGCTCTTTCTAAAGAAAAGATAGAAGAGAGTAGATTTGACAAAAAAAATGATGAATTGAAAGAACAAAGTATAAAAGCTGAGAGTCTTATGATAAGTAAGCTTCCTTTTATAACATTGATTATGAATTTAGGTGTAGTAGCAGTGCTTTGGTTTGGTGGAATAAATGTACACTATGGAAATATGCACTTAGGAGAGATAGTTGCCTTTATCAATTATCTCAATATGATACTATTTGCAATGAATGCTCTTTCATTTTTATTTACTCTTTATAGTAAAACTAGTATCTCATATAAAAGAATAAAGGAGATAGTAGGAGAAAATATAGAGGTAGTAGAGCAGGAGGAATTTGAAAAAAATCTCTCAGATAATATTTTAGAATTTAATCATGTGTATTTTTCCTATGATAAAAGTGATAGATATGTACTAGAGGATATAGATTTTAAAATTAAAAGAGGTGAGAGTATAGGAGTAATAGGTGGAATTGGTTCTGGAAAATCTACACTGGTTTCTCTTATCCCAAGATTTTTTGATGTGGTAAAGGGAGAGATAAAAATTGATGGAGTAAATATTAAGAGATATCAAGAGAGTGAACTAAGAGGAAAGATTGGACTAGTTTTGCAAAAAGCTTTTCTTTTTTCTCAAAGTATAAGAGAGAATATAATGTGGGGTAATCAATATGCTACTCAAGAAGATATAGAGTTAGTAGCACATATCTCACAAGGAAAAGAGTTTATAGAAAAATTTCCAGAAAAATATGAAACGGAATTGATTAAGGGTGGGAATAATCTTTCTGGAGGACAAAAACAGAGAGTTTCCATTGCAAGAACACTACTAAAACAACCAGAGATACTCATTTTTGATGATAGTTTTAGTGCATTAGATTTTATTACTGAGCATAAGCTAAAAGAGGAATTAAAAACCTATATGAAAACAGTTACAACTATAACTATATCTCCTAAAATATCCTCTCTTATTAAGATGGATAGAATAATAGTGATGGATAATGGAAAGATAGCAGGATTCGATACCCATGAAAATCTTATAAAAAATTGTAGTGTATATAGAGAGATTTGTGAATCACAAGAGATATGTACAACAGAGGTGTGTAACTATGAATAAGAGTATATTAAAGAAATTGACTCCATATCTTTACCAGTATAGATATAAATTTTTATTTTTAATATTCTTAGCCATAATAGGAAATATTTTGACTTTGATAGGACCATATCTAGTGGGGAAAGCTGTCAATGTTATCCATATAGATATGAGCAAGGAAAACTTTATATATTTAGCTGGGATATCAGTGGCTTTACTTTTTACATATATCTCTGGAGCATTTCTCTCTTTAATACAGAATATCAAAATGAATAAGATATCTCAAGAGATAGTAAATGTGATGAGAAAAAATGCCTTTAATAAGATACATAAGTTTCCACTTAAAGTATTTAATAGTATGGCACAGGGAAATATTTTAACTATTCTTATAAATGATATAGATAATATCAGTAGTTCTTTATCTCAAATAGGAACAAGAATAGTAGTAAATATCTTAACTATATCTACAGCTCTAGGAATTATGATATACATAAGTCCATCTCTTACAATAATACAACTAGCTCTTGTATCTGTTACTGGATTATTTTTAAAAGGGATAACTAAGAAAAGCAAGGAGAAAAGAAGAGTTCAACAGAGATATTTAGGGAAATTAAATAGTTATGTAGATGAGATACTCACAGGACAAGCAGAGGTAAAATCATTTTCCTATGAAGAAAGAGCTATTGAAAAATTTAAAAAGCTCAATGATGATTATCGTGAAACTGCTATAAAAACTCTATTTTTTTCAGGATTTAATTTTCCAACTTTGAACTTTATAAATAATATAGGGTACTCTTTGATAATTTTTACAGGAGCTATATTTATGTTAAAGGGAAAAATTAATTTAGGGGAACTATCTAGTTTTATTATTTATTCCAAACTTTTTAATAGACCTATTGCAAGTATATCAGAAGCATATAATATTATCCAAGCTGTTATAGTTAGTTCAGAGAGATTTTTTTCTTTTATGGAATTAGAAGAGGATAGTATAGGTGGAGAAAAGGAATTAATTCCAGAAAAAATAAGAGGAGAGATAGAATTTAGAGATGTAAATTTCTCATATGATGATGAGGTAAGTGTATTAAAAAATCTTTCTTTTAAAGCGGGAGCTGGAAAAGTTGTAGCAATAGTTGGACCAACTGGTGGAGGAAAAACTACAATAGTAAATCTACTTATGAAATTTTATGATATATCTTCAGGAGAGATACTTCTTGATGGAATCAATATTGATGAATATAAAAAATCTGATATAAGAAAATTATTTGGAATGGTTTTACAAGATAGTTGGCTATTTACAGGGACAATTGAGGAAAATATTAGATATGGAAATGAAAATATTACCCATGAAGATATAATAAATAGTGCAAAGCTTGCTTGTGCTCATGATTTTATTAGTAAATTACCTATGGGATATGATACAATAATAAGTGAAGATAACATGGTATTATCTCAGGGGCAAAAACAACTTATTACTATTGCTAGAATAATTGCATCGAATCCTAAATTTTTAATTTTAGACGAGGCTACAAGTGGAGTAGATACTAGAACAGAATTAAGATTGCAAAAAGCTATTTCCAATATAACTAAAAATAGAACAAGTTTTGTAATTGCTCATAGACTTTCTACCATAAAAAACGCAGATTTAATATTAGTATTGAAAGATGGAGCTATAATTGAGAAAGGTACTCATAAAGAGTTGATGGAGCTAGGGGGATTCTATCAAACTATGTACAATACTCAATATGCTTTATAGGGGGGATTTTTTTGTTACTAAAAAAAATAAATATTTATAATCCTTTAACTAGAAAAGGATTTACACAGGATGTTTCATTGATAATGGAACCAGCTATCGAAGCTATGTATTTGGAATTAAAAAATAATCATGAAGCTCTGTTCAAACATAAGGAACTATTATCTTTAAGTCCTGTGGGAATGAAAAATTTTAGCATGGAGATAACAGGATATGAGGGAACAGCTCTTTATAAAATTTTTCATGAAGAGGATTTGGTAGTATTAGGGGAAGTATTTACTAATGATGAGGAAGTAAAGAAATTTTCTCAAGATTTAGCACCTGAATTGGCAGAAGCTTATAGTAATATACCAGCAGCTCCTGTATCTACTATAATTTTTGCTAGAGATTTCTATAAAATTAATAGAATTATGCAAGAAACAGTATTTTCTTTTTGTAGATTATTAGGTTTTTCTGCTGTGAGAGTTTTAGCAGACCATAAATAAAAATTAAAATAATTTAAGAATGACTTTCGTTCAAAGAATAAAGAGCAAGTATGGCTTCCAAAATTCTAAGAGCTTTAGCTCTCTAAGAATTTTGAGACACAGAAAGCAAAGCTTTCAGTGTTTCCTTAATGTAACACAGAAAATAAATTTCTGTGTCTCAATAGTAGTAGTCGTTAAAACTCCTCTACTATTGGAAAACTCGTTTCACTCAAACAGTTGTGTTTTTTAGCGTTTGCTTTCGCTGACTTGCTCTATTTATTCTCTTCAATCTTCATCATTCTTAAATTTTATTTTTGATTTCAATTTAAAAATTTGTAAGAAATTTTTATTTTTAAGCTTTAATAATATTTCTTTTTACAAAAATCATCATTTTAATAAATATTCCAGTTATTAGTATAGTTGCTAAAGTAGCAGCTACACAAGCAAATGTGTACCAAAATTCTCCCTTACCTAAATCAAAAGCTTTAATGTAGTTAGAATATTTTAATATAGCTGTTGAACTAATAGCTAATGGGAAAGTAAATGAAGCATATACTGGAGTAAAACTGATTTTAAATATTCTAAACATAGCTATATATATAAGTGCTGTCATAAATAATCCCAATGGGAAAAGAAAATTAATTATAACTGGATTAGGGTTACTAAAAGCTACTAAGTATCCAGCTAAACAAAGATTAGGTGGAGCAGCCATAATAGCAAATGTTGGTAATCTAGTATCATCTATTCTTTCAACAAAGATTATTCTATAAAGCATCATTGGTAGCATTATGATATAGAAGATAAATCCTATGTAGAAAAGTGCATGTGATAGATGAGGCATTCCCATTAGTGTAGAATCAACACAAGCTACAACTATTCCAATAGGAGGAACAAACCAACTAGGTACCATATGGTGTATATCCCAAGAATTAAATCTATGATAGATAAAAGATACTGCGAAGATAAAATGTAATACTATACATAAAAGCCATAATCCTTTACCTAAAGTAGCAGAGAATCCATATAGGATAACAGAAAAATTCATAAGTGCCATATCTAATGTAGGAATAAAACTTCCTAATGTTGGGTGTTTTAATTCCTCTTTAAAAACTTCAAAATGTAAAATATTTTTTATAATAATAGGTAACAATAACATAAGAGATATAAAATTACCAACATATAGAAAAATAGGTGATAAAATAACTGCTAATACTCCACTTACTCCAGATACTCCAAGAGCTAGTCCTGTAAATGCAACTGGTAAAGATTTGAAAAGCTCTTTAAAAGATTTCATATTTATCCTCTCCTTTATAATAAATATATAAATAACTATTCTTGTTTACAAAATAATTATAATATTTTTTTATATAAAAGTCCAGATAAATATTAGTAAAATTTATAATTCTTTATTTTGTAATAATAAAAAATTATTATAGATAAAAGGAGAAATATTTTAATATAATAAAAATCAAGAATAATTTTAACTTTAAAGAATAAAAATCATTCTTGATTTATTTTAGTTTATTATAAATATTTAAATTGTAATAATTTTTTTCTCTTTAATAAAACTTAGATTTTCCAAATTTTACAGCTCTACTTTTAAAAGGAAAATAGATAAGGTAAGTGAGGATAATATATATTAATTCTACTACAACAATATAATAAGGCCATTCTCCGAAATAATTTATAGGAGATGAAAAATCAGGGACTCTATTGACATATAGATAATTAGTACCTAAAGAATCATTTAGAAAATATACTCCTAAACATATTAAGTTGATTACGAAAAATGCTATAAAATATCCCCAAAGTGTTGGACGAAATTTAAAAAAGATATAAGCATAAACTACAGCAAATAATATATAGAAATGAGTTGTAAAAAAACTCAAAGTCATAAAATTAGGGAAAGAATACTTTACATCAGGAGTAGCAATAGCAAAAATAGCTCCTAAGCTCCAATAAAAACATAGTTGAAATAGTGTCTTTGAACCACTTAACATCATTATAATAACAAATATTAAAGTGATATTACATAGATGAAGTGGTAAAAGCTGAAAAATCTCTTCATTATTGTAGAGATGTCTGTATGTTAATTCAGCTAATTTTAAAATAAAAATAGTTATTGCTGAGATCTTTGCAAAATATCTTTTATTGAAGAAATTAGCTATGAATAGTAAAAAAGTAAAAAATAAAATATTAGAAATAATTAAAATAAAATGTTCATTACTAAAAAGTTTAAAAGTTTCCATAGTCCCACTCCTTATTTATGAAATCCTAAATCAGCTGGATTATAATCTCCAGATACATATTCTACACTTCCGCCAGAAAGTTCAAATTTTTTTCTAGCCTCCACCACTTTTAAAATTAATTCAATAGTTTCAGAAGGGAGATTATCTTTTTTGAAAATCCCTTTAGACCAAAAATATAGAACTAAGTTACTATCCCCATAAATATGTTTATAATTTCCTTTAGTAGCAATATCAATAGCTAATAAAAGTCCAAGTAACTCTCCAAAATTATTTGTTTTTTCCTTTCCTAAGTGAATATTTCCAAATTCATTTGGAATATAACCATAGGAATTAAAGTGAGTAAGAGAGTTTCCTTTCTCATCAGTAATTCTGGTTTCAACTCCTATTCCTCTACCAGTTCCTGCATCAAAATATATTCCCATTGGAAGATTTTCTTGAATTTCCTTTTTTATCTCAGCTTTTTTTTCATAGTTAGCCCCTGCACCTAGCCAAGTTTCACACTCTTTTCTTGTGGGAAATGATTTATATCTAGCTTTTTTTCCGTTGACTAAAGTTTTACATTCGTCCCAAGTTTCTACAATACCAGAAATATTTTCTTTTTCTAAAAAGTATGCATAAAATTTTTTTGCCACAATTTTCCTCCACAAATTCCTTTATAGAGATATATTACCTCATAAAATAAAAATTTACAAATGTTTTTAAAATATATTCAAAAAATAGTTGCACAATTATAAGAATTATGGTAAAATAATTCCGATATTAAGAAAAATTTTTGTAGGAAGGTGAAAATATGAAAAACGGAATTCATCCACAATATAATGTTGTAACTGTTGAGTGTACTTGTGGAGAAAAATTTGAAACAAGATCAACATATGCTAAAGGAAGCGAACTTAAAGTAGCTGTATGTTCAAAATGCCACCCATTCTATACTGGAAAGGCTAAATTCATCGATGCTGCTGGAAGAGTTGACAAATTCAACAAAAAATATAGCATTAACAAATAGTAGAAATATTATAAAAAAAGAAAAGCAGGAGGAGAGAATCCTCCTGCTTTTTTAAAAATAAAAAATAGGGAGAAGTTCATGAAAATATACAAAAAATTATTGAGTATAATATTTTTAATATTATCATTTAATTTGTTAGCTCAAGAAAAAGTATATAAGATAGCAACAGACATAAATTTTCCACCATTTCAATATAGAAATAGTAAGAATGAACTTATAGGAATAGATATAGAGTTATTAGAAGCAATAGCAAAAAATCAGAATTTTAAATATGAAATTTTA
This DNA window, taken from Fusobacterium mortiferum ATCC 9817, encodes the following:
- the rpmE gene encoding 50S ribosomal protein L31, encoding MKNGIHPQYNVVTVECTCGEKFETRSTYAKGSELKVAVCSKCHPFYTGKAKFIDAAGRVDKFNKKYSINK
- a CDS encoding ABC transporter ATP-binding protein; this translates as MNKSILKKLTPYLYQYRYKFLFLIFLAIIGNILTLIGPYLVGKAVNVIHIDMSKENFIYLAGISVALLFTYISGAFLSLIQNIKMNKISQEIVNVMRKNAFNKIHKFPLKVFNSMAQGNILTILINDIDNISSSLSQIGTRIVVNILTISTALGIMIYISPSLTIIQLALVSVTGLFLKGITKKSKEKRRVQQRYLGKLNSYVDEILTGQAEVKSFSYEERAIEKFKKLNDDYRETAIKTLFFSGFNFPTLNFINNIGYSLIIFTGAIFMLKGKINLGELSSFIIYSKLFNRPIASISEAYNIIQAVIVSSERFFSFMELEEDSIGGEKELIPEKIRGEIEFRDVNFSYDDEVSVLKNLSFKAGAGKVVAIVGPTGGGKTTIVNLLMKFYDISSGEILLDGINIDEYKKSDIRKLFGMVLQDSWLFTGTIEENIRYGNENITHEDIINSAKLACAHDFISKLPMGYDTIISEDNMVLSQGQKQLITIARIIASNPKFLILDEATSGVDTRTELRLQKAISNITKNRTSFVIAHRLSTIKNADLILVLKDGAIIEKGTHKELMELGGFYQTMYNTQYAL
- a CDS encoding ABC transporter ATP-binding protein, encoding MFKYFKPYIPRGIIAALFKMGESFADLTLPLIMAKVIDIGVSNKDFEYILSMGGKMILVAGAGYLSAILSNYFSSRTSQEFGANLRESIFTKIQHFTFNQLNKFSQASLITRITKDVDQVTNMFLMCIRMVLRGLTTGIGAVIMAIIINPTLSIIFIIITPLIIYSTLYYMKKSFGLFDLVQKKLDNLTLILRENLSGIRVVRALSKEKIEESRFDKKNDELKEQSIKAESLMISKLPFITLIMNLGVVAVLWFGGINVHYGNMHLGEIVAFINYLNMILFAMNALSFLFTLYSKTSISYKRIKEIVGENIEVVEQEEFEKNLSDNILEFNHVYFSYDKSDRYVLEDIDFKIKRGESIGVIGGIGSGKSTLVSLIPRFFDVVKGEIKIDGVNIKRYQESELRGKIGLVLQKAFLFSQSIRENIMWGNQYATQEDIELVAHISQGKEFIEKFPEKYETELIKGGNNLSGGQKQRVSIARTLLKQPEILIFDDSFSALDFITEHKLKEELKTYMKTVTTITISPKISSLIKMDRIIVMDNGKIAGFDTHENLIKNCSVYREICESQEICTTEVCNYE
- a CDS encoding ribonuclease H family protein — protein: MVAKKFYAYFLEKENISGIVETWDECKTLVNGKKARYKSFPTRKECETWLGAGANYEKKAEIKKEIQENLPMGIYFDAGTGRGIGVETRITDEKGNSLTHFNSYGYIPNEFGNIHLGKEKTNNFGELLGLLLAIDIATKGNYKHIYGDSNLVLYFWSKGIFKKDNLPSETIELILKVVEARKKFELSGGSVEYVSGDYNPADLGFHK
- a CDS encoding TMEM164-related integral membrane acyltransferase, with translation METFKLFSNEHFILIISNILFFTFLLFIANFFNKRYFAKISAITIFILKLAELTYRHLYNNEEIFQLLPLHLCNITLIFVIIMMLSGSKTLFQLCFYWSLGAIFAIATPDVKYSFPNFMTLSFFTTHFYILFAVVYAYIFFKFRPTLWGYFIAFFVINLICLGVYFLNDSLGTNYLYVNRVPDFSSPINYFGEWPYYIVVVELIYIILTYLIYFPFKSRAVKFGKSKFY
- a CDS encoding TDT family transporter translates to MKSFKELFKSLPVAFTGLALGVSGVSGVLAVILSPIFLYVGNFISLMLLLPIIIKNILHFEVFKEELKHPTLGSFIPTLDMALMNFSVILYGFSATLGKGLWLLCIVLHFIFAVSFIYHRFNSWDIHHMVPSWFVPPIGIVVACVDSTLMGMPHLSHALFYIGFIFYIIMLPMMLYRIIFVERIDDTRLPTFAIMAAPPNLCLAGYLVAFSNPNPVIINFLFPLGLFMTALIYIAMFRIFKISFTPVYASFTFPLAISSTAILKYSNYIKAFDLGKGEFWYTFACVAATLATILITGIFIKMMIFVKRNIIKA